The genome window CGGAGAGCTGCTGGAGCTCGTCGCCCGCGTTCATCAGCGTCGGGGAGTTCGGCATGAAGGAGAGCGACTCCATCCCCTGCCGGAACGTCTCGGCGGTCGCCTCGACGTGGTCGCGAACGCCCTCGGGCAGCTCGGGGACGACCGTCTCGTACGCGAACTTGTTGACGTTGTGAGCGGTGAGCGTCGTCTCCGCGTCGTCCTCGGCGGTCGTACCCGCGCCGAAGACCTCCTCGGCGAGCTCGTCGCGCCGCGGGTGATCGGGCTTCAGCTGGTCGGGCGTGACGGTGACCTCGACGCCCTGCTTTTCGGCCTCGAAGACGGCCTCCGCGAGCGCGACGTTGCGCGCGACGCGGTCGAACAGCTCCTCCTGGTCCTCGATCGGTTCGCCGTCCGCGTTCTTCCGGAGGTAGCGCGCGGGCAGGATGTTCCCGTAGGCGTTGCCCGTGAGGCGCTCCTCCATGGTGTCGCCCGTGGTTCGTTTGATCGGCAGTTCGACTCCGTCGGCGGAGACGCCGTCGCTGCTCATTCGGCGGCCACCCCGCTGGCTTGGCGTGGGATATGGATCATCAGTAGTGTTGGTGTACTGGCGAGGCGGGCCCTTGTAGGTTCGGATGTTCGGACCCGTCCGGCATCTACATGTCCGATTCGGTATGTAACGTCGGTCCGGGGCGTCTGACGCTGAATCCGGTACGTCGGTACGGAAGGGACTCCGGACACATAAGCGTAGGTAGACCGGAGTGAAACTGAACACTGACCGAACAAAACGGAAGACCGAAGCGGCCTCCCACCGGAACAGAAGGGGGGTTGCTCGGCGGTGGTTCCGGCGGCGGCGCCGGGTGCTCGCGTCCCTGTGGCGCGCGTTCGGACGAGTTCGCATCCGAATTCGACGCGAGTTTGCCGGACACCTATCAGAATTCGTACCCGGAGCGTCCATCGTCCCACAAGCTTATGCCCGGCGTCGCCGTGAGGCCGGACATGACCGCATCATCGCTCGCGCTCGCGGGGCTCGTCGCGCCGGCACAGGCCGCCCTGCTCGGAAGTCAGGTCGGGCAGCTGCTGGTCGCCTTAGTCGCCGTCGCACTGATAATCGTCGTCGGCAAGTTCGTGCTGAAGCTCGCGTGGCGGCTCGTCACGATCGGGATCGTCGTCGTCGCCGCGTTCTACGTGCTGTCGACGCTCGGACTGATATAAAAAACTCGTTCGGCCGCGCCGTCCGCTTACTGGAACGCGGCGCCCGGCTCGGCCTCGGTGCGGTCGACCTCAGACCGCTTGAACTGCTTTTCTATCTCCTCGTACCGCTCGCGCGTCTCGGGGGTGACGCTCGGGTTCACCTCGCTTAGCGCCTCCTCGAAGTGCGCCATCGTCACGCGGACGTTGCCGACGGACTCGCCGACCTCCTCGCGCGTGACGCTGCCGATGAACTCCCGAGAGGCGTTCATCGACGCCTCGCGGGCGACCGCCTCGATGTCGGCGCCCACGTACCCCTCGGTCTTGCGGGCCAGCGCGTCGAGGTCGACGTCGTCGGCCAGCGGCTTGTTCCGCGTGTGGACCTCGAAGATCCGGCGGCGCGCCGTCTCGTCCGGAACGGGCACGTGGACGTGCCGGTCCAGGCGGCCGGGGCGCAGCAGCGCCGAGTCGATGAGGTCCGGGCGGTTGGTCGTCGCGATGACGACCACGTCCTCCAGCGACTCGAGCCCGTCGAGCTCCGTCAGCAGCTGGGAGACGACCCGCTCGCCGACGCCGGAGTCGCCGGAGTTCGTCCCGCGCTCGGTCGCGATCGAGTCGATCTCGTCGAAGAACACGATCGTCGGCGCGTTCTCCCGGGCCTTGCTGAACACCTCGCGGACGCCCTTCTCGGACTCGCCCACGTACTTGTTCAGCAGCTCGGGCCCCTTGATCGAGATGAAGTTCGACTCGCTCTCGTTGGCGACGGCCTTCGCGAGCAGGGTCTTCCCCGTGCCCGGCGGGCCGTACATCAGGACGCCCTTCGCGGCCTGCATGTCCAGCTCCTCGAACACCTCGGGGTACTCCAGGGGCCACTGGATCGTCTCGCGGAGCCGCTCTTTGGTGTCCTCGAGGCCGCCCACGTCCTCCCAGGTGGTGTCGGGGACCTCCACGAACACCTCCCGCAGCGCGGAGGGTTCGATCCCCTTGATCGCCTCCTTGAAGTCCGACTCAGTCACCTGGATGGAGTTCAACACGTCGGCGTCGATCTCGTCGCTCTCGAGGTCTATCTCCGGGCGGATACGCCGCAGCGCGTGCATCGCGGACTCCTTCGCGAGCGACTCCAGGTCGGCCCCGACGAAGCCGTGGGTGTTCTCGGCGTATTCGTCTAAGTCGACCCCCTCGGTCAGCGGCATGTTCCGCGTGTGGACCTGAAGGATCTCCTTGCGGCCGTCGCGGTCGGGGACGCCGACCTCGATCTCGCGGTCGAAGCGGCCGCCCCGTCGGAGCGCCTGGTCGATGGCGTCGACGCGGTTCGTCGCCCCGATGACGACGACCTCGCCGCGCTCTTCTAACCCGTCCATCAGCGAGAGGAGCTGGGCCACGACGCGGCGTTCAACGTCGCCGCCGGCCTCCTCGCGCTTGGGCGCGATGGAGTCCAGCTCGTCCATGAAGATGATCGACGGCGACTCCTCGGACGCCTCCTCGAACACCTCGCGGAGCTGCTCTTCGCTCTCGCCGTAGTACTTCGACATGATCTCCGGGCCGGAGATCGTGTGGAAGTTCGCGTCGATCTCGTTGGCGACCGCCTTCGCGATCAGCGTCTTCCCCGTGCCCGGCGGGCCGTGGAGCAGGACGCCCTTCGGCGGGTCGATGCCGAGGCGCTTGAACAGCTCCGGGTGCCGCATCGGCAGCTCGATCATCTCGCGGACCTGTTCGAGCTCGTCGTCGAGCCCGCCGATGTCCTCGTAGGTGACGTCGGGGCCCTCGCCGGTGCCGCCCGGGGCGTCGCCGCGGTCGGCGATCTCCTCGGCGGAGATCTCGGAGATGCTGATCTCGGTCTCGTCGGTGATGACGACCGTGCCGCTCGGGCTCGTCTCGGCGATCTTCATCGGGACCGCCTGCGACTGGCCGCCCATCAGCCCGAAGCCGAGGGAGGTCCGGATCGTCTGCCCCTCGGTCACGGGCTGGCCGGAGAGCTTGTCGCGGATGAACGGGGCGATCTGGCCCCGCACCCGCAGCTGGCTCGGGAAGGCGATGGTCACCGCGTCCGCGCGCGAGACGTCGACGTCCTCGACGGTCACGCGGTCGTCGATCCCCACGTCGGCCTCCTGCCGGAGGCGGCCGTCGATGCGGATCACGCCGGTGCCGTCGTCTTCGGGGTAGCCGGGCCAGACGCGGGCGATCACCGCCCCGTCGGCGCCCTCGACGCGGACGATGTCCCCGCCGGAGAGCCCGAGCTCGTCGGCCGCGACGCGGTCGATCGCCGCGAGGCGGCGGCCGGCGTCCTTCTGTTTCAGCGGCTTGACGGTGAGCTTCATCGCTCGCCCTCCACGGTGAGCACGCCGTTGTTCACGGCCGCGTCCGCGGCCGCGCCGGGCAGCTCGAACTCCGATTCGACCGGCCCGTCCGGTCCCTCCACGACGACGATCGCCGTCCCGCCGACGGTGTCGACGGTGACGGTCTCGTCGTCGACGCCGAGGTCGGCGGCGACGACCCACTCGTCGTCGTACTCGTACCGACGCAGCAGCGCGCCGTCGCCGGTCGATCGGGTCTGTATGTGATTCATCCTAACTACGAGTTAGTCGCGCAGCTATTTAAACTTGACGCTCAAAATCGCATGACGTGAGTGTTTCTTCGTCACATCGGTAGTGTAGCGGTTCGGGCCCGATCGTCCCCGATCGGCCGCCGTCGAGCGGTCGGATCTCCGGGCCGGTTCCGCCCCCCGATCGCGAGTCGTTCCCCTCCGGCGTTTATACCGCTCGGCGCCGAACCGCCGGCCATGGAACGGGTCACCCACGACGGCCGCGACACGGCGTACCGCCGCTTCGACCGCGGCGGCGACGGACCGACGGTCTGTTTCGTCCACGGCAGCGGCGGCGCGAAGGACGTCTGGAAGTCGCAGGCGCGGATCGCCGACCGGTTCCCGGGCGTCGCCGTCGACCTCTCAGGGCACGGCGACAGCGACGACGTCGCGACGCCCGCGGGCCCCGAGACGCTCGACGCGTACGCCGACGACGTCGTCGCCGTCGCGGAGGCGACGGGTGCGACGGTCCTCTGCGGCAACTCCCTCGGCGGCGCGGTCGCGCTGTGGGTCGCATTAGAGCGCGACCTCGCGCTCGACGGGCTCGTCCTCGCGGGCACGGGCGCGAAGCTCGGGGTGGCCGAGCCCCTCCGCGACGCGCTCGCCGACGACTTCGAGCGGGCGGTCTCGCTGCTCCACGAGCCGGATCGGCTGTTCCACGACGCGCCCGCCGAGTACGTCGAGCTCTCGGCGGCGGCGATGCGCGCGTGCGGGCGTGCGGTCACCGAACGCGACTTCCTGACGTGCCACCGCTTCGACGTCCGGGACCGCCTCGGCGCGGTCGACGTCCCGGCGCTCGCGCTCGTCGGCGCGCACGACGGGCTCACCCCGCCGGCGTACCACGAGTACCTCGCCGAGGGGATACCCGACGGGGAGTGGACCGAGCTCTCGGACGCCGCTCACCTCGCGATGCTCGAACGGCCGGCCGCGTTCAACGAGGCGCTCTCCGGGTTCCTCGATCGCCTGTAGGCCGTCGACCGCCGCGACCGGCCCCGAAGCCGGGAGCCGCGGCGGTCGCGCAGGTACCCTTTTAGGTCGCTCGCGCGTCGCGGGGGCACATGGTCGACAGCGACGAACGAGACGCGGACACGGGTCGGACCGGCGACTCGGAGGAGCGGGCCGCCGCGGGTCCGCCGACCGACCCCGACATCGACGACCTGCTCGCGAAGCTCGACGCCCTGAGCGACACCGTCGACGAGGGACACGAGCGCGAGAAGGTCAGACAGACGATCTCCCTCGTCGAGCGGATGCCCGGGACGGGGGCGCTCGCAGAGCGGATCACCAAGTACACCTCCCGGGACCTGGCCGAGTCGTTCGTGGGGGCGGTGCTGTTCGCGCTCCCGCTGCTCGTCGAGGGCGGCGTCTTCGAGATCGCGGCCTGGTTCGCGGCGACGACCGTCGCCGGCGTCCCGGTCCTCCTGATCGGCCACGTCGGGTTCATCTTCCTCGCGACCGCCGGGCTCCTCTACTTCGCCGACTTCCGGCAGATCGCGATCAGACACCCGATCTTCGGTCTCATCCCCCGCCGGTACGCCGGCGTCCTCCTCGTCTCGCTGACCACGTCGGCGGCCATGCTGCTGTTCTGGGGCCGGCTTCACGAGGGTGACCCGACCGCGCTCGAACGGGTCGGCAGGGTCGCGGTCGTCTGGGCCGCGGCCGCGTTCGGCGCGGGACTGGGCGACATCCTCCCCGGCGAGTCGCAGGGCGAGGACCTCGGGAAGTTCGACCTCGACATCGGCGACGACGACTGAGCCGAGACCGGCGACCGCGACGGCACTCCTCGGGCTCTCCGGCCGCGACCCCGTCTACCAGACCGCCTCGGCTCCCGCGAGCGGACCCCGTTTTTCCACAGCTTTTTCGCCGCGGCGACCCTACCCGTGTCCATGTCAGCGCTACGCGACGCGCTCCGGGACCTCCCGGACGCGGTGTTTGCGGACCTACTCGAGTCCGACGAGGGATACGTCCTCGTCGTCGACCTCCCGGGCGCGACCGCCGAGACCACCGAGGTCCTCGTCGAGGACGGGCGCATCGACATCGAGGGGCGCCGCGAGAAGGCCGTCCCCGAGGGGTTCGAGTACGTCCGCGAGGACCGCCCGCTGTTCCTCGACGCGGAGCTCCCCCTCCCGAGCGACGCCGACGGCGCGGGCGCCGACGCCGAGATCGACCGCGGCGTCCTCGAAATCTCGCTGCCGAAGCGCGAGCGCGAGGTCTCCCGGACCATCCCCGTCGACGACGCGGACGACGAGGGCGACGCCTGACGGGTGGTGACGCTGGTCAACCTTCGCGCCTACTGGCGGTTCGTCGTCGTCCTGCGGCAGTTCTCGCCGCTCATTATCGCCTACTGGCGTGACAGCCGCCGCTACTTCCTGTTCGGCGGGAGCCGCGAGGTCGACACCGAGACGCAGCGCGAGCGCGCGGCGGTGCTGCTCGACATCCTGCTCACCCTCGGCCCGACGTTCATCAAGCTCGGGCAGATCCTCTCGACGCGCCCCGACATCCTCCCGCCGGCGTACATCGAGGTGTTAGAGGGGCTCCAGGACGACGTGCCGCCCGCGCCGTGGGAGGAGTCGAAGGTCGTCCTCGAAGACGAGTTCGGCCCGGTCGACGACGTCTTCGACGAGTTCGACCGCGACCCGATAAGCGGCGCAAGCCTCGGGCAGGTGTACACCGCGGAGTACGAGGGGAACCCGGTCGCGGTGAAGGTGCGCCGCCCGGGGATCGAGTCGCTCGTCGAGGCCGACCTCCGGACGATCCGCTGGTCGATCCCCCTCGTCAAGCGGTTCACCGGCGCCGGTCGAGCGTTCTCGCTGGAGAACCTCGCCGACGAGTTCGCGAAGACGATCCGCGAGGAGATGGACTA of Halorubrum trapanicum contains these proteins:
- a CDS encoding alpha/beta fold hydrolase encodes the protein MERVTHDGRDTAYRRFDRGGDGPTVCFVHGSGGAKDVWKSQARIADRFPGVAVDLSGHGDSDDVATPAGPETLDAYADDVVAVAEATGATVLCGNSLGGAVALWVALERDLALDGLVLAGTGAKLGVAEPLRDALADDFERAVSLLHEPDRLFHDAPAEYVELSAAAMRACGRAVTERDFLTCHRFDVRDRLGAVDVPALALVGAHDGLTPPAYHEYLAEGIPDGEWTELSDAAHLAMLERPAAFNEALSGFLDRL
- a CDS encoding DUF2391 domain-containing protein encodes the protein MVDSDERDADTGRTGDSEERAAAGPPTDPDIDDLLAKLDALSDTVDEGHEREKVRQTISLVERMPGTGALAERITKYTSRDLAESFVGAVLFALPLLVEGGVFEIAAWFAATTVAGVPVLLIGHVGFIFLATAGLLYFADFRQIAIRHPIFGLIPRRYAGVLLVSLTTSAAMLLFWGRLHEGDPTALERVGRVAVVWAAAAFGAGLGDILPGESQGEDLGKFDLDIGDDD
- a CDS encoding Hsp20/alpha crystallin family protein, whose amino-acid sequence is MSALRDALRDLPDAVFADLLESDEGYVLVVDLPGATAETTEVLVEDGRIDIEGRREKAVPEGFEYVREDRPLFLDAELPLPSDADGAGADAEIDRGVLEISLPKREREVSRTIPVDDADDEGDA
- a CDS encoding Hsp20/alpha crystallin family protein translates to MNHIQTRSTGDGALLRRYEYDDEWVVAADLGVDDETVTVDTVGGTAIVVVEGPDGPVESEFELPGAAADAAVNNGVLTVEGER
- a CDS encoding CDC48 family AAA ATPase, with protein sequence MKLTVKPLKQKDAGRRLAAIDRVAADELGLSGGDIVRVEGADGAVIARVWPGYPEDDGTGVIRIDGRLRQEADVGIDDRVTVEDVDVSRADAVTIAFPSQLRVRGQIAPFIRDKLSGQPVTEGQTIRTSLGFGLMGGQSQAVPMKIAETSPSGTVVITDETEISISEISAEEIADRGDAPGGTGEGPDVTYEDIGGLDDELEQVREMIELPMRHPELFKRLGIDPPKGVLLHGPPGTGKTLIAKAVANEIDANFHTISGPEIMSKYYGESEEQLREVFEEASEESPSIIFMDELDSIAPKREEAGGDVERRVVAQLLSLMDGLEERGEVVVIGATNRVDAIDQALRRGGRFDREIEVGVPDRDGRKEILQVHTRNMPLTEGVDLDEYAENTHGFVGADLESLAKESAMHALRRIRPEIDLESDEIDADVLNSIQVTESDFKEAIKGIEPSALREVFVEVPDTTWEDVGGLEDTKERLRETIQWPLEYPEVFEELDMQAAKGVLMYGPPGTGKTLLAKAVANESESNFISIKGPELLNKYVGESEKGVREVFSKARENAPTIVFFDEIDSIATERGTNSGDSGVGERVVSQLLTELDGLESLEDVVVIATTNRPDLIDSALLRPGRLDRHVHVPVPDETARRRIFEVHTRNKPLADDVDLDALARKTEGYVGADIEAVAREASMNASREFIGSVTREEVGESVGNVRVTMAHFEEALSEVNPSVTPETRERYEEIEKQFKRSEVDRTEAEPGAAFQ